AATCAGATCCGCTCTTTTCAAGAGATCTGAAGCTCGGCAACTTTTCGCACAGAGGATATGTTCCCGCTAGTGAGTTCTTTGTAAATATCCCGGAGATTATCTTCAAGTTCTTCCATTGATACTGCCTGCGTCATATAATCAGGATATTCTTCGAGGTATCCAAGCATCATCTGTTCGTCTTGCCAGTACACATATTTCAGGTTTGCCATGGCACAATTATATGCTTGAGACGCGTGTGTGTACAAATTTTTGATGCTGACTTAACATCAGCTTCTTGCGGCAGCAACGGTGTAAGCTACGCAACGACCACCTCTAATGTAGTCGTCAAAATCCCCTTGCTGAGAAGCGCCTTCTTTTCTTCCGTATCGACGGCGCAAAAGCGGCCCAACCCAAAATGACTTCCGTAGCCCAAACAAATAGGGCCGAAGATTGGTTTTTCGAAAATTAAACGAGCGGTCCAGAATGCGTCGACTGGTGCCGGTGCGCCGTTTTCCCGCACCAGCAAGAATTGTCTCAGAATCAGGTTATGGCGGGACTTGCGAGTCGCAGATTTCGCGAGGCAAAGATGATGTTCTCGATATTTTCACCGGAGCACAAGGATTTCAGGCATTTGATAATTCTCCAACAATCATCTGAGAATCTCTGATGGCTTTTTAAGACATGGCATCATCAAGCCAAAGCCATAATGCCTCCCGCGTCCGATTACTAACGCGCCTTCAACTAGTCGCTTGAAAATAATCTCAGCGTGATAACGTGGCGTTTGGGCAAGGTAACTGTTCTTCTCGATCCGATAATCAAGTGCGTGAACTGTCTTCGGCACAATCGGTCCGCTGAAAGCTGCAATGGATTCCACCTCACTCTCTTGGATACCCGCTTGCTTCAATGCGCGCGCAATTAACGTTTCAGCCCCACGACCACGCCGCATCAAGCCTGTCAGAATGATGGGTGTGACAGTGCGCCAAACACGATACGCTCTTTTTGTGAACAAGCGAATCACAGAATCCTTCAGTGACGCTTTCTTCAAATATCCAACCTTTACAGACTGATCTTTCAACGCAGCGCCATTAATTCCATTCGAGACACTCTCGAATAGTTCAATCGCTTTCTTCTCTTCCGGGCCCAGGACAATCAATAAAACACGTCGAATCAATCCATCCGCAACGTCGTGCTGACTCAAACTTGGAATCGGCACGCAGGCGATGTGTGCGCCATTGAATTGAACGCCGTGTTGTTTATTGGCTTCGTGTCCGGCAATCAGACGGGAAGTCAGCACTGCCCCGTAATGCTCACGAAACGCAGGATGTGCTTCGAGCCATTCAATCATTGCGTGTTTGACCATTGATGCAGGCTGGCGCAGGTCACGTGGGTCGTAGCGAAGTCTTTCGTCTTCGTTCCGCCACAACTCAAACAATGCCATCGGCGCATCAAGGCTGATCGTTTCCGGCGAGCGGTAATGCGCACGTCGATCGGGAACTGATACATCATCTTTTGAATCACCTTTCAACCATGTCCGGTGACGACGCTTATAAGCTTCTAGCGACCCGGAGTTGGGCGAAGTCCACGTCCCGTCATTTCGCTCAATTGGCCGCATCAACTTCCCAAATTCGGACGCTGACGAGTCGTAGACTATTTCGCCACGCGCGTAGACTGTGTCTTGATGCTGCCCAAGATGAGTAATCAGCCGCGCCATGGAACAAATCACCAATGCGTTTTCATCGGCTCCCTGATTGCTTTCAAAGTGCCAGCAATACCGCAAAGTATTGCCACCGGGAAAGACCATTGCCAAAAACGATTTGGCGGTTCGCACATGACCTGAGTCCGGAAGATGCGCCCGTGGTATTTGATTATCATTGTTGGGAACATAATTCGTGATTCCTCTTCCCGTTTCGTGGCAGCCAGGAATTTCAATCACAGGCGGGGCGAGTGATTCGAGCCATTGGAGCGCACAATCGCGTTTGTCTGCGTGAACCACGTCATAACAGCCGCAATGGCTGCCGGCAATCAGAGCCTGAAAGAGCCGCGAAGGTGAAGGTGGCCACTCCAACTCTTCGTCGCCAATACGGCCGTGATACCGACCTGTCGCAAAAGTCACGACCAGATTCAATTGCATAGCGTCCTCCATTATTTCCTCTTTGTCGAAGCTTTTTTTGACTTTTTGACTGTTTCCACGGCTTCCCTCATCGCCTTAACATCGAAGTCCACCGTTTTATCTGTGCCAACGCCAAAATCGCCAGCC
The bacterium DNA segment above includes these coding regions:
- the csb2 gene encoding type I-U CRISPR-associated protein Csb2 encodes the protein MQLNLVVTFATGRYHGRIGDEELEWPPSPSRLFQALIAGSHCGCYDVVHADKRDCALQWLESLAPPVIEIPGCHETGRGITNYVPNNDNQIPRAHLPDSGHVRTAKSFLAMVFPGGNTLRYCWHFESNQGADENALVICSMARLITHLGQHQDTVYARGEIVYDSSASEFGKLMRPIERNDGTWTSPNSGSLEAYKRRHRTWLKGDSKDDVSVPDRRAHYRSPETISLDAPMALFELWRNEDERLRYDPRDLRQPASMVKHAMIEWLEAHPAFREHYGAVLTSRLIAGHEANKQHGVQFNGAHIACVPIPSLSQHDVADGLIRRVLLIVLGPEEKKAIELFESVSNGINGAALKDQSVKVGYLKKASLKDSVIRLFTKRAYRVWRTVTPIILTGLMRRGRGAETLIARALKQAGIQESEVESIAAFSGPIVPKTVHALDYRIEKNSYLAQTPRYHAEIIFKRLVEGALVIGRGRHYGFGLMMPCLKKPSEILR